A window of Peromyscus eremicus chromosome 7, PerEre_H2_v1, whole genome shotgun sequence contains these coding sequences:
- the Tmem158 gene encoding transmembrane protein 158: MLPLLAALLAAACPLPPAHGGATGAPDLPGTPPNASANASFSGEPAAPRLLASAAPAPHERAGPEEAPAAPCNISVQRQMLSSLLVRWGRPRGLQCDLLLFSTNAHGRAFFAAAFHRVGPPLLIEHLGLAAGGAQQDLRLCVGCGWVRGRLRAPAGAPTALPAYPAAEPGPLWLQGEPRHFCCLDFSLEELQGEPGWRLNRKPIESTLVACFMTLVIVVWSVAALIWPVPIIAGFLPNGMEQRRTTAGAPAAAPAAVPAGTTAAAAAAAAAAAAAAAVTSGVASK; encoded by the coding sequence ATGCTGCCCCTGCTTGCTGCGCTGCTGGCCGCCGCCTGCCCGCTGCCGCCGGCGCACGGCGGGGCCACGGGTGCGCCCGACCTTCCCGGGACGCCCCCAAACGCCTCGGCCAACGCGTCCTTCTCGGGCGAACCCGCCGCCCCGCGCCTGCTGGCCTCGGCGGCACCCGCGCCCCACGAGCGCGCGGGCCCAGAGGAGGCTCCGGCGGCGCCCTGCAACATCAGCGTGCAAAGGCAGATGCTGAGCTCGCTACTCGTGCGCTGGGGCCGCCCGCGGGGCTTGCAGTGCGACCTGCTGCTCTTCTCTACCAACGCGCACGGCCGCGCCTTCTTCGCAGCCGCCTTCCACCGCGTCGGGCCGCCGCTGCTCATCGAGCATCTGGGGCTGGCGGCCGGCGGCGCGCAGCAGGACCTGCGCTTGTGCGTGGGCTGTGGCTGGGTGCGTGGCCGCCTGCGGGCCCCAGCCGGGGCTCCCACAGCGCTGCCTGCCTACCCCGCGGCTGAACCCGGGCCGCTGTGGCTGCAGGGCGAACCTCGTCACTTCTGCTGCCTGGACTTCAGCCTGGAGGAGCTGCAGGGCGAGCCGGGCTGGCGGCTGAACCGCAAGCCCATCGAGTCAACGCTGGTGGCCTGCTTCATGACCCTGGTCATCGTGGTGTGGAGCGTGGCCGCCCTCATCTGGCCGGTGCCCATCATTGCCGGCTTCCTGCCCAACGGCATGGAGCAGCGCCGGACCACCGCCGGCGCCCCCGCGGCCGCTCCCGCCGCCGTACCCGCAGggaccaccgccgccgccgccgccgccgctgctgcagCTGCCGCCGCCGCGGCCGTCACCTCAGGAGTGGCCTCCAAGTGA